The genomic region CATGCTCTGCGAAGGTGAGAATCATCCCGATCTCGACGATGACAACACCAAACGGAAAAGCTTATAGCATTGCGGAGGGACGTCCAGCCTTTTCCTCCGCCACCGCCAGCTCCAGCTGCAGCTCCGCCGGCTCCGCCGGCATTGCCAGCACCTCCAGCACCTCCAGCAGCAGTACCAAGACGCAACCCAAACCGACCACGAGGGCGACGTCCGGGTGGATGAGGTATCTACAGCGAATGTCCGGCCTAGCTTTCCATCTCCTTTCTCTCGTCTATCGAGTACAAAGCACGTTGTTCACGCACCGGATGTGGATGGTGTTCGAATCGTGACACAGCATCGACAGCTGCTTCCATACGGCTTATTGAGGTTGATGTCAAATAATCTGCCAGATTCGACTGTCATTCTGCCGCATTGCTTTGAGCACGGAGCATCGTCTACCGGGATCCCCACACAACGCACATGCCGGAAGCCGAGTTGTCCTTCTCACCTTCCAAATCTATCTGACACGGACCGACAGTCTACACACATGTCATGACGAACCACACGACGCATGGCACAGTAGTGCTTGTTTGGTATAAGCCCGAGACTGCACACTATCGTAAGTTCTTCCGGCGCCACCTAGTTTTGATCCAATACATAACCTGCTGCGTTGTTGAACCATCTCCCATCTCCTGTCACACCTCTCTACCATGTCTTCCTTGGCAGCCGTCTTGTTCACGTTCTGCGTACTTACTGCAGCCACGCCTCTGGCTGGTCCACCTGGCTATGGCGGCGGAAAGGCTCAGTCTTGGCCTGGCTGGCCTGGCATCTCACATATGTTCGTTTTTAGTGACAGCTACACGACCACAGGCTTCGAAGTGAACGGGACACAACCATCCGCAGCCAACCCATTTGGCAACCCACCTTACCCTGGGTACACCTCGTCAAATGGCCCGAACTGGATCGACTTCTTGACGACGACCTACAACCAGAGCTTTGTAAAGACAATCAATCTGGCTTATGGGGGTGCGACTATTGATGGTGCATTGATCCCAGCATACCTACCTACGGTGTTGTCAGTCAAGCAACAAGTCAACGACGAGTATATCCCGACTTATGCTGGCCATCCAGAATTCTTCGACTGGCGGTCCAAGGATACCTTGTTTGCAATCTTCATCGGTATCAACGATATTGGGAATGCGTATGGTTGGAGTAACAGTTTGGTTGTATTCGACAAGGTCATTGCCGAGTATGCTGGACTTGTGGTGAGTCGTCTGTCAGCTCCCGTCCCAACTACCTCTCACATCATCAATAGGACAAGCTCTACCAAACGGGAGCGAAGAACTTCCTCTTCCTCAACGTCCCTCCAGTCGACAGATCGCCTCTCACCATTGCAGCTGGCAAGACGGCGCAGTCCACCGAGAAGAAGGCGATAGCATCCTGGAACCAGAGGGTCGCGCGCATCGCTCAAAACCTGAGCAGCACGCATCAAGATGCTACTACCTTCGTCTTCGACACGAACGCAGTGTTCACCCAGGTCTTGGACAAGCCTGGATCTTATAAGGAGACCAGTGGTTACAAGAATACTACGGGTTACTGCGAAGCTTGTGAGTGAATACAAGGGCGTTTCTTGCGAGCAATGAGCTGATATGATAGTAGATGAGAATGGTACTCCAACATGGTATACCAAGTACGTCAACTGCACATACGCAGTCGACGAGTATTTTTGGCTGAATAGCCTGCATCCGACGTTTCCAATGCATAATGTGACTGCAAAGCAGATAGCGAAGCAGCTCAGTAGCACGCAGCGTGGATCGTGGTAGTATTCTGGTGCATGGTTTGGTCGATTGCAGACCATCAGTAAAGCATTCATGTGTTCTCGGAACACAGTACACAGCGGTTAATCAAGTCGACAGTACGAAGCGCTTGACCAGCTCGGTCTCGGCACCGCCACCCAGTTCTGACGGTGCACTCATGCAAGGCATAGAATCTAGTACGTGGGCGAGGTACGTGAGGTTAAGCGCGCTACGATGGCAGGTCAAAAGCTCAATGCGGTACTGTTCGGTACACCCGTTTATGCTGTTTTCTGATCACATGTCTCACTTATTCCTTCTCGGCTCGCTTGGTAACAGACCCCGTTCTGAGTGTGTATGAAAGTAAGACGTCTCACTTCTTCGCAGCCTCCTTGCCTGCCGAGGGGTTAGCTAACATCGCGAGTAAGCATAGTAACTTGCTACTCACCACCCTTGGCAACGACTTCCGGCACCAGAATCGTGAGCTCTTCGAGACAATGACCCTCGAAGGCGTAACCGAGGAATACCGGCCAAGCCACCTCCTCGCTCTCGTCCTTCGACTTCTGTACCTTCGCAGCGGCGACCTTCTCCTTCTCGGTCATAAGGTCGGCCTTCCAGATCTCGATAGTGGTGCTTCCAGGCTTGATTTTTTTTGCTTCCCATACGGATGTCCTCATCTGCAGACTGGTCAGTCGGTGAACAGAAGACTTGGGAACATGGTACTTACGCTGCGAGAGGATGAGGACTAGGTCGTAGTCTGACATGAAGCAGATGCCGTCGGGCACCATGTTGCGTCCATTTGCCTTGTGCTCGTAGACGAGACGGAGAGTTTCTGAGTTCATCTGTGATGTCGTGGTCAGTTCGCTCTGTGGTGATGATAGTTGATAGGCGCACATACCTTTTGTAAGCTGTTGAGTTGATTGGATGGGTGGTCTGGGGTGGGTGGTGGGTCCATGTGCTGTGTATTGTCTAATCAAACGAGTGGTAAGCGAAAGAAGTTGGTGTGATTGTGAGAGAAGTTCGCGTTTAGAAGTAGGAGAAGTGTGTATAGCTTGTGAAGCAAGAGCTTGGACCACGACTAGTCGCGAGAGATGCATATCTATCATGAGTGACAAAGAACGTAGTGAACGGGAGCAAAGTTTGTTGCACATGCAGTGATAGCATTCACCTGAGCTCTCTAAAGTTTCTCGAACGTTGGAGTCCGCTTCTGTATTCCCGACAGCATGGCATCTTTGACGTCTTTGCTTTGCAGCATGGCAGCATTCCACACAGCGATGTAGTCAAGACCTATGCGGACATTAGCACAACCGTCACATGCACCAGAAAGAGCGCCTCGCTTGCTCACTTACCATCAGCAACTGAATGGTCCCTCGAATAATTAATCACCGCCTTCGTCCCCTGCACAGCAATAGGAGACTTGTCCGCAATCTCTTTGGCCAGATCATACGCCCTTTGCAGCAAAGCCTTCTTATCCTCAAGCACTCCGGACACAAACCCCATCGTCATCGCCTCCTCCGCACTGAACTCCCTCGCCGTCAGGCAAATATCCTTGATCCAACTCATCGGCACCTGCGTATGCGGCAACCGTGTCAACGTTCCAACATCCGCCGCAAGTCCAATCGCAACCTCCCTCACAGAGAACCTCGAATCCTTCGAGCAGATCCGGATGTCACAGCAGGTAGAGATATCAATGGCAGCACCGTATGAGATACCATGCATACAGCATATCACCGGCTTCTCACACTTCTCAATCTCACTGACAGGCTCCTGGATCTCTTTGATGTGTCGTCGGAGAGCCCAGGCTTTGCGTGCAACATCCTCTCCAGGATTGCTGTCGCCACCGATGTGACCACCGGAGGCAGCCGTTACGTCAAGGCCTGCTGTGAAAGCTCTGTCGCCTGCTGCTGTGAGGATGATGGCTCGGACGTCTGGGTCTACTGATAGCCTGGAGAAGACAGAGCCAATGTCTGTGAACATTTGCTGTGTGAATGAGTTGAGTTTCTTCGGGCGATCCAGTTCCACGACAGCTACGTAAGGGTACGGGCTGCTGACATTGATGAAGGGTTTGCTGTAGTCTGAGGGCGCCATGATGATGGTTGTGGGCGTTGTGTGAGGGGCGCTTGGATGCAAAATGCTCGTCCTTGCGGTGTTGGATTATGTCTGTTATACAACTTTGAAGGCGTGTGGTTACACGCGAGGTGATCAGATCTGCAGCCGAGGTTCTAGTCTCAGCCTATCAGAACCCCTACCGCAAGCTCGCTTCGTCGCCCAATAGGAACAAGTCCAGGCTTCCAAAGCGTAGGTGATGCGTACAGCTTCGCGTCCGCTTGCGGTATAGCGTCGAAGCTGAGACCACATAGGCTGAGTACCTGAGCTTACCGAGGTTCGGCAGGTGCGACGCTTGGACACGCTTATTGCTGGGGATAGGATAAGATGGGAAAGTAGACGGCGACATCAAACATCATCCATTTGCTACACAAGGCGCGACTCTATGCGCTCTCTGATTGATCATGCTCCGCGCTGAACTTCGAAAGCCTTCAATCTGTCTAGCTGTACGCTCAAAAATGCCCACATCAGGCCTCAAACAAAAACTCCGTATGCAATGCTCCTATTTTGGTATCCCCTCTGTCAAGACTCGAGCCAATTCCTTTGCTTCATCAGCAGAGTCTGCTGTGAGAAAGAAACGTAATAGCTTGCCAGGCTTGCTGTGAATGTGATCGAAGAAAGTGCCAATGACCATAGTGTCTTTCTTTGGATGCAGTTCGTACTTCATGCCCTTCATGGGGTTGAAGTTCAGTGCGAGTTGGTTGACACCGACCTTCTGCAGGATGCGTGTCTTGCCACTCAATTTCTCTTTCAAGACGTAGGCCTTGCCTTCACCCTTGCTGATCCACGATGGCTTTGGACTATCGTCGTCAACCTTTTCGAAGATCTTGGTTACGATATGTGGGAGCTCGAGCACAATCTCGTTGGCTTCTCGCTCCTCTGGAAGTAAGGACGTCATGTCATCAGCCTGTGGATCGTTTTGCTCGTCACCGTCATCCTTTGCCTCGCCAGCGTTTGAGGCTTCACCATCGGTGGTAACACCTGGAGTCGTTGCACGTGAAGCATTCAGTGATGATGCCTTGGGTCCGAAGCTGAATCCAGTCGATGGTGGAGCAAGCTTGCCAGCTTCTTGTGTTGCTGCAGCAGGTGTGGAAGTCGCGCCAAAAAGGCCGTTACCAAACTTCGGAGGTGGCACTGCTGGCGTGGTTGAGAGAAGGCCGCTCGTGCTTGCGCCGAATTTGATTGGCGTCTCTGGCTTCCACGTGTTGTTGCCAGCTCCTTGGGCTTTCTCGCCCGCGGTTGCATCAGCAGCCTTGTTCGTAGATGTGCCGCCAAACATGAAGCCCGCGCCAGCTTTTGCAGCTGCTTCGATCTCC from Fulvia fulva chromosome 10, complete sequence harbors:
- a CDS encoding Delta(3,5)-Delta(2,4)-dienoyl-CoA isomerase, mitochondrial; its protein translation is MAPSDYSKPFINVSSPYPYVAVVELDRPKKLNSFTQQMFTDIGSVFSRLSVDPDVRAIILTAAGDRAFTAGLDVTAASGGHIGGDSNPGEDVARKAWALRRHIKEIQEPVSEIEKCEKPVICCMHGISYGAAIDISTCCDIRICSKDSRFSVREVAIGLAADVGTLTRLPHTQVPMSWIKDICLTAREFSAEEAMTMGFVSGVLEDKKALLQRAYDLAKEIADKSPIAVQGTKAVINYSRDHSVADGLDYIAVWNAAMLQSKDVKDAMLSGIQKRTPTFEKL
- a CDS encoding Acetylesterase: MSSLAAVLFTFCVLTAATPLAGPPGYGGGKAQSWPGWPGISHMFVFSDSYTTTGFEVNGTQPSAANPFGNPPYPGYTSSNGPNWIDFLTTTYNQSFVKTINLAYGGATIDGALIPAYLPTVLSVKQQVNDEYIPTYAGHPEFFDWRSKDTLFAIFIGINDIGNAYGWSNSLVVFDKVIAEYAGLVDKLYQTGAKNFLFLNVPPVDRSPLTIAAGKTAQSTEKKAIASWNQRVARIAQNLSSTHQDATTFVFDTNAVFTQVLDKPGSYKETSGYKNTTGYCEAYENGTPTWYTKYVNCTYAVDEYFWLNSLHPTFPMHNVTAKQIAKQLSSTQRGSW